cgaattggacaaggaggggggcggcgcccccccccccccttcttttcttccctctcttccttcttccccaagtcctaatccaactagggaaagggggggggggtcctactcccggtaggagtaggactcctcctgcgcgcctcctcctagggccggccgcatcctcccttggctcctttatatacgggggcagggggcacccctagacacacaagttgatctctaagatcgttctcttagccgtgtgcggtgcccccttccaccatagtcctcgataatattgtagtggtgcttaggcgaagccctgcaacaatagaacatcaagatcgtcaccacgccgtcgtgctgacggaactcttctccgacactttgctggatcggagtcccgggattgtcatcgagctgaacgtgtgctagaactcggaggtgccgtagttttggtgcttgatcggtcgggccgtgaagacgtacgactacatcaaccgcgttgtcataacgcttccgctgtcggtctacgagggtacgtagatcacactctcccctctcgttgctatgcatcaccatgatcttgcgtgtacgtaggattttttttttgaaattactacgttccccaaaagttaGAATCATTCAACATGGACACAAAGTTTTATATCCCACCTCGTTATGTTTCGCTACAACAATGTAGAATTTCAAAAAAAACACTATCACGTGATCATCCTTCTCCCTAATCTCCCAACAACCGCCATGTCACCAGCCACCCCCTGCCCACTTTCTCCAAGCCGATCCATCCTCCTTCTCAAGCTCTCCATTGCTGACCACCTTCCCCTATGCCAAGGTGCTTTAGGGCATCGCGTGCTCCTCCTCAAGTTCCCCGTTGTTGGCCACCTTCCTattctcccacatgttccatgtcgtgacaagctcctccttgagcccCGTCCCCCTCACCGTTTTATCGAGCCCACGGTCAACCACATTTTTTGTTTATATTCGTACATACTAGAAACACTATTTATTATTTTATAAAACAAGGTTGTGAAATTATTTGAGTTATGGTTATCAATTAATGGATTACTTAATTTGTGGTCTGGTAGTGGGATTAGTGGAGTGTTAtgttgtttttttttctgaaattaGTGGAATTATTGAAAATTGTGTTGTTGAAACTTGTAAAATTAGTGAAATTGTTGAAATTTGTGTtgcgatttttttttcaaaattagtgGAATTGTTGAAATTTGCTACTAAATTGTAAAATTATATAAATACCTGTTTTTGAAATTGTGAATTATTAAAAATTATGGAATTATTAAATTTGTGTTCTAAAAGTTTTAACCTTGTTGAAATGTTATTCAAATTTTATGTTAATGATTTTTTGAAATATGACTGAAAATACCGAAAAATATGTTTATGACTTTTTAAATCATTGAAATAGGTGTTCTGCAAACATTTAAATATTACTAAAAGTATTGAAATATTTGTACCTTTTTTAAGTGATTGAAATGTGTGTCTAGAAATTTTGCAGTAATTGGAATTTATGATTCTCAATTTTTTGAAAATTAGCAAAAATATTGTTCTATGTTTTTGAATTATTGAAATTTTAATAAATAATTTAAATTTGTTTCTATTTTTGAATAAAAATAATTTATATGGTTTCTTATTAAAATAATTTGTTGCTTTGTGGGCTTTTAAAAATAGTCACTGCAATAATATTTTGAAATACTCGCTGAAAATTAATTTTGATTTTGTAAAAAtgtttgtttattttattttaaaaaatatcatcatatTATTTAGGTTTCAGGTATATCAAATGCTGAAAATCAAATGCATATAGGAAAGGAATATATTACAACATGCCTGCCATGTTTAGAATGTGGCAACCTCTTTAGGCGAGCGGAAGTCCGCTACCTAGCGACTCTGCTAGAAATATGTATTGGCGTCCAAGGAATGGttattaggccttgtacaatgcaaggtggtTAGTAGAGGTGCTTACAAAAATAAATCATTTTTTTCTTAAGCATCCGTGTCTATTCGTGAATGGTATACGCTTAATTAGATACCCTGCCTATAGAAATAAGCATCCATGCTTTAAAACATGGTTTATTTTCCTAACAATCCTTTAAGCACCTCGCATTGTACAAGCCCTTGTACGTTTGTCCCGACTGCGCCTGTTGCTAGGATGAGCAATGAAATGTTGGCTCAAGATTCAAGATTTTAATTGCTAACTATATACACTCAATACATGGTATCATCCACCGCCATCCAAGTACAATGTTTAGCTAAAACCCATTCTTGCGTATGATTTAGACAAAAGCCAATAATTGTGACGGTTGTGCTCGGACTATGCATGTACCGACTCGCTCATGAACTGGCCTCCAATTGTTTCACAAAAAATGAACTGGCCTCGCGCCGCCCATTTTTCTCCCGTTGTAGACGCGCACCGGCGGTTCATATATGTCTGTGCATTTGTTAATTGAGGCGGTTGTATCAGAGAGGAAGTTAGCACATGCATGTGTCGCACCAAAGTCTACGTAGCTGGCACATCTATAAATAGAGGGAACTCCGAGAACATTCCCATTCAACCAATCCTACATCACGTAAGGAAGAACAAGAACAAGCAGACAATCGCGAACCAACCACAGGTTACACATGTTGGATGGTTAAAGGGATAGTGGTATCCTCGGTTCATCAGGGTTCAAGttttggtgctcgcattatttctgtattcatttcaggatttttggcgatgcgctttcagtgggaggagacgttcccgtcgacgacgaggcgcctacggtgacttcgtaaatctcaagatgatatgccggctcagtctgtactgtgttaaaaagacAGAAGCTTCATTTACTTGCGTAGCTAGTCAAGGTCCATGGCGAGCGGGTCTTTCCTGCTCCCTCCGTCCCTACTGGTTCTCGCAGCTAgctcggagatggtgaagatcatCTCCGCCGCGCCCAGCCTCGCCGGACCGTTCCTCTGGCTTCATTTCCACGACTGCTTTGTTAGGGTAAGCACATCTCTCCACACTCAGTGTTCCATTGATCATAATGGCTTTGTGCACTTACAGAAACATGTTACATGTCCATATACTAATGGTGTGCGTACGGGAATGCAACGCAAAATGCAGGGCTGTGACGCGTCTGTGCTGCTGGATTCCACCAAGGGCAACCTGGCAGAGAGGGACGCCAAGCCCAACAAGAGCCTGCGAGAATTCGGCTCCGTGGAGCGGGTGAAGGCCAGGCTCGAGGCCGCAGGCCCGGGcatcgtctcctgcgccgacgtgCTCACACTCATGGCCCGCGACGCCGTCGTCCTGGCCAAGGGCCCCTCCTGGCCCGTGGCGCTCGGCAGGAGAGACGGCAGCGTGTCCAGTGCCACGGAGGCGAGCGACGTCCCTCTACTCACCCGGATTTTCGCATCCAAGGGTCTCGGCCTCAAGGACCTCGTCGTCCTCTCCGGCGCCCACAGGCTCAGCACGGCGCACTCCCCGTCGTTCGCCGACCGGCTCTACAACACCACCGACAACGGCCTCGTCGACCCGTCGCCGGACAGCGAGTACGCGGCCAAGCTGAGGCTGAAGTGCAAGAGCGTCGACAACAAGCAGGGGCGTAGCTACGTACACCTACCTGGTGTCACTGGCACCGGGTCCAATCTACACTTGCTTAAGATAATCCATTGATTTAGTGTATAGGTCATTGATTTTTTGATGTGTTCTTCTACGTGGACACCGGGTAATCTTCAGTCTGGGTTCGCCCCTGACAACAAGAGCATGCTGTCGGAGATGGATCCCGGCAGCTACAAGACCTTCGACACCAGCTACTACCGCCACGTCACCAAGCGCAGGGGGCTCTTCCGCTCTGATGCCGCGCTGCTCACTGACGCCACCACCGAGGAACACGTCCGGTGCGTCGCTACAGGTAAATTCGACGACGCGTTCTTCAGGGATTTCAGCGAGTCCATGGTCAAGATGGGCAACGCCGGCGTGCTCACCAACGGCGACGAAGACATACGTCCTCAACTAGAGAAACTACCAGCGGATTAATTCCCTGGAACAAATGTTTGTTGACAAGTGAATCGATATATGAATCTTTAATCATAACACTTTCGCAGCACCAGATGGTGTTTGTTAGATTTGTCTATTGTTACTGCTCGTGTTCAGAAATAGAGAGTTAAACATTCTTAAATCAATGGAAattttataaaattcatgaacGTTTTGTAAAGTTTGTGAACAATGTTAAAAGTTCATGAATATCTTTCATATTCGTGAACAATTTTTAACTTTATGAACATTGTTTAAATTCGTGACATTATTTCCAATTTGTAAAATCATTAAAAGAAGAATCCGTTGTTTTTCCAAAATATTATAAGTGTTTTTATAGAAAAATCAAATGAAATAACAAAAATGGTTGAAAAATCGAGCAGAAAAATATTTGTCAGCACAATATGCAATTTAAAAATATTGGAAATTATTTTAATAGAAAAACGACCAAAACAAAATCTCTGAATACTTATCGAGAAAAACCTGCCAGCGCAAGCACATAGCGCTACAAGTGCGGCTGCCTATTGCACATTTTCTTGCTATCACGTGTGTTAA
The sequence above is drawn from the Triticum aestivum cultivar Chinese Spring chromosome 7A, IWGSC CS RefSeq v2.1, whole genome shotgun sequence genome and encodes:
- the LOC123153257 gene encoding peroxidase 1-like; the protein is MASGSFLLPPSLLVLAASSEMVKIISAAPSLAGPFLWLHFHDCFVRGCDASVLLDSTKGNLAERDAKPNKSLREFGSVERVKARLEAAGPGIVSCADVLTLMARDAVVLAKGPSWPVALGRRDGSVSSATEASDVPLLTRIFASKGLGLKDLVVLSGAHRLSTAHSPSFADRLYNTTDNGLVDPSPDSEYAAKLRLKCKSVDNKQGRSYSMLSEMDPGSYKTFDTSYYRHVTKRRGLFRSDAALLTDATTEEHVRCVATGKFDDAFFRDFSESMVKMGNAGVLTNGDEDIRPQLEKLPAD